From Cellulosimicrobium cellulans, the proteins below share one genomic window:
- a CDS encoding Crp/Fnr family transcriptional regulator gives MDDDVVLSAPLFATMDADETRTLFESMQQIELSRGDVLFREGEPGDRLYVIASGKIKLGRRSNDGRENLLSILGPGEMFGELSLFDPGPRTATASSVADSVIYELGHDQLVEWIEKHPSVAKHLLNALARRLRRTNETLADLVFSDVPGRVAKALLDLSTRFGEETDEGVRVAHDLTQEELAQLVGASRETVNKALADFATRGWVRREGRAVVLLDLDRLERRAR, from the coding sequence GTGGACGACGACGTTGTGCTCTCCGCCCCCCTGTTCGCGACGATGGACGCGGACGAGACGCGCACCCTCTTCGAGTCGATGCAGCAGATCGAGCTCTCGCGCGGAGACGTGCTGTTCCGCGAGGGCGAGCCGGGCGACCGCCTCTACGTGATCGCGAGCGGCAAGATCAAGCTGGGGCGCCGCTCCAACGACGGCCGCGAGAACCTCCTGTCGATCCTCGGCCCCGGCGAGATGTTCGGGGAGCTCTCCCTGTTCGACCCGGGCCCCCGCACCGCCACCGCGAGCTCCGTCGCCGACTCCGTCATCTACGAGCTCGGGCACGACCAGCTCGTCGAGTGGATCGAGAAGCACCCGAGCGTCGCCAAGCACCTGCTCAACGCCCTCGCTCGTCGCCTGCGCCGCACCAACGAGACCCTGGCCGACCTCGTCTTCTCGGACGTCCCCGGCCGCGTCGCCAAGGCGCTGCTCGACCTGTCGACCCGCTTCGGCGAGGAGACGGACGAGGGCGTCCGCGTCGCGCACGACCTCACGCAGGAGGAGCTCGCGCAGCTCGTCGGCGCGTCGCGCGAGACCGTGAACAAGGCGCTCGCCGACTTCGCCACGCGTGGCTGGGTGCGCCGCGAGGGCCGGGCCGTCGTCCTGCTCGACCTGGACCGCCTGGAGCGCCGCGCGCGCTGA